One window of Lathamus discolor isolate bLatDis1 chromosome 22, bLatDis1.hap1, whole genome shotgun sequence genomic DNA carries:
- the BOLA3 gene encoding bolA-like protein 3 — protein sequence MAVAVGLRGWGPLLLRGSSWRSFTSQTDGEARVSRVLREKFPRAAAIRVVDISGGCGAMYEIHIESEEFREKRTVQQHQMVNEALSEEIKSMHGLRIFTSTPKP from the exons ATGGCCGTCGCCGtggggctgcggggctggggcCCG ctcctgctgcgaGGCAGCTCCTGGCGCAGCTTCACCTCGCAGACGGACGGCGAGGCGCGAGTGAGCCGCGTCCTGCGGGAGAAGTtcccccgcgccgccgccatCCGCGTCGTGGACATCTCAG GAGGCTGCGGGGCTATGTATGAGATTCACATCGAGTCGGAGGAGTTCAGGGAGAAGCGGACGGTGCAGCAGCATCAGATGGTGAACGAG GCACTAAGTGAGGAGATCAAGAGCATGCATGGACTGCGAATCTTCACCTCCACCCCTAAACCCTGA